The proteins below are encoded in one region of Polypterus senegalus isolate Bchr_013 chromosome 2, ASM1683550v1, whole genome shotgun sequence:
- the LOC120524625 gene encoding olfactory receptor 1496-like: MSSQSTAYSVNNTFVHPEMFYISGLQDMPFANCFYIFLFITYIVTLLCNVFVIVLIYSEQSLHNPKYLAVSHLAFVDLFSTTAIIPKLIEMFLFTSNFITYKACLASMYFVHCFNAVQSLSLVVLAYDRFLAICFPLQYHSINTNSRMIIIIFSAWMFSAVTLSIVVLLITRLSFCRSTVVQSYFCDHGPVYRLACNDFYPNYIMAILVTALLLFVPLTLILSSYVAIGFALSKITTTEGRQKAFKTCTSHIILVTMFYLPLAVIYVAAPLLNFPPNVRIVSNSLSATITPMMNPIIYTLKTDEMMESIK; this comes from the coding sequence ATGAGCTCTCAGAGCACAGCATATTCTGTGAATAATACTTTTGTGCATCCGGAAATGTTTTACATAAGTGGTTTACAAGACATGCCCTTTGCcaactgtttttatatttttttatttattacgtaTATTGTTACACTGCtttgtaatgtttttgttattgtattaataTATTCTGAGCAAAGTCTTCACAATCCAAAATATCTTGCTGTTAGTCATTTagcctttgttgatttattttcaacTACAGCCATCATTCCTAAACTAATcgaaatgtttctttttacctCCAATTTTATAACATATAAAGCGTGTTTGGCTAGCAtgtattttgttcattgttttaatgCGGTACAATCACTTTCATTGGTAGTATTAGCTTATGACCGATTTCTTGCCATATGCTTCCCTTTACAATATCACAGCATTAATACTAATAGCAGGATGATAATAATTATATTCTCAGCTTGGATGTTTTCTGCTGTTACATTATCTATAGTGGTCCTCCTGATTACCAGGCTCAGCTTCTGCAGGTCTACGGTGGTACAGAGTTATTTCTGTGATCATGGACCTGTGTACCGCTTGGCCTGCAATGATTTTTATCCAAACTATATAATGGCGATTCTTGTCACTGCACTGCTGCTTTTTGTACCTCTGACACTCATTCTCTCCTCATATGTAGCCATTGGATTTGCATTGTCAAAAATTACGACAACAGAAGGAAGGCAGAAAGCGTTTAAAACCTGCACGTCACACATCATCTTGGTGACAATGTTTTATCTTCCATTGGCAGTTATATACGTGGCAGCTCCACTACTAAATTTTCCTCCCAATGTAAGAATTGTAAGCAATTCATTGTCTGCAACAATTACACCAATGATGAACCCCATAATTTATACACTAAAAACTGATGAGATGATGGAgtcaatcaaa
- the LOC120524627 gene encoding olfactory receptor 142-like: protein MDFRNFTILVTPDFTVPSFEYVENPKALGVGILIVYFLILFGSGVNIFTIVSDKSLYTPMYFFICNLSAIDILHTTSIALTIFSVFLVEIKTISYRACLVQMFFYHSGDLMEAVAIGIMAYDRLVAICNPLRYCAIITKNQIIMLIVFSWLFSLSLTCYLAFTAEGLPVCNPVLNLPFCDYQTFIRASCVNADLYLGKSGIIGFTVVFSSFAFILLSYAIIIVVVIKLSSESRKQMFNTCTSQVIVIFCYFMPKIIVNFASKFGVVLTMSERSSVHIASTFGPSLVNPLVYCLKRENIRKKVVSFFKIYKTSP from the coding sequence ATGGATTTCAGAAATTTCACAATTTTGGTAACACCAGACTTTACAGTTCCAAGTTTTGAATATGTTGAAAATCCTAAAGCATTAGGAGTTggtattttaattgtttatttccttattttatttgGTAGTGGTGTTAATATTTTCACAATTGTATCAGACAAAAGTCTTTACACACCAATGTACTTCTTCATTTGTAATTTATCAGCTATTGATATTCTTCACACCACTAGTATTGCTTTGACaatcttttctgtatttttagtgGAAATTAAAACAATATCTTATAGGGCATGCTTGGTGCAGATGTTCTTTTACCATTCTGGTGATTTGATGGAAGCCGTAGCTATTGGAATTATGGCCTACGATCGCTTAGTAGCAATCTGCAATCCTTTACGGTACTGTGCCATTATTACAAAGAATCAGATAATAATGTTAATTGTATTTTCATGGCTATTTTCTTTATCTCTTACATGTTATCTTGCATTTACTGCTGAAGGGTTACCTGTCTGTAATCCAGTCTTGAATTTACCTTTCTGTGACTATCAGACATTTATAAGAGCTTCGTGTGTTAATGCTGATCTTTATCTTGGAAAATCAGGAATTATTGGATTCACAGTTGTATTTTCaagctttgcttttattttattatcttatgCAATAATCATTGTTGTAGTAATAAAACTTTCCTCAGAGAGCAGGAAACAGATGTTCAACACCTGCACAAGTCAAGTCATTgtaattttctgttattttatgccCAAAATTATTGTCAATTTTGCATCAAAATTTGGTGTGGTGCTGACAATGTCAGAACGTAGCTCAGTTCATATTGCATCCACCTTTGGACCTTCTCTTGTTAATCCATTGGTCTACTGCCTGAAAAGAGAAAACATAAGAAAGAAAGTTGtgagcttttttaaaatatataaaacatctcCTTGA